The stretch of DNA ATTAATAAAACCGAAACAATAATTTGAGATAAGTTAATAATTTGCATAAGATTGTTTTAATAAATTATATTTATTATAGCAAAGAGGATTTAAGAAGTCAAATAAATTTAACCACTTGACAAACGAATTTTAAAGATGTATGTTATAAATTATTGTTATTATTTATGCACATTCAAATGAGGAGTCAAAATGAATAAAGAAGATTTTCGTCCTCCCAGTTGGAAAGATATTATATTTTTCCACAAAAATAAATTTTAATCCAAAGGAGGAGGAGGACTATGTCGTTAGAACGTTGTGCCCATTGTGGGTCTATTAGTGTCCCCAGGGGAAAGATTCGTGACATTACCCGAGAAGACATCGAAAGTGGTAGAGTGTTAATTATGGGGAATGCTGTTTCTTACGGGCCATGTCAAGAAAAAAAATGCGGGAAACGCACATGGTGTATAGTTACTGTCCCAGATGAATTAGCTTATTTGGCTCAATTAGTACCTGCATGGCCGAGGTCATAGCCAGAGACAGGGCGAGTCCTAGATGGGGGGGTCGGCACTTGGTGTCGTTCATCCGGAACTTGGATGAACAAATTACGAGGGGGTGAGGATTCACTCCCTCATTTTTATTTTACTCTTGATATGATTTTAAAAATATATTATAATAATTGCTAATAAAAAACAAATTTTTTAGATTTATGTCTAAAGATCAAATTGTTATTCGTGGTGCTCGTGTCCACAATTTAAAAAACATTAACGTTGATATTCCTAAAAATCAATTTACTGTCATTACAGGTGTTTCTGGTTCTGGTAAATCATCTTTGGCTTTTGACACGATTTATGCTGAGGGTCAGCGACGCTATATTGAGAGTTTAGCTTCATATGCACGTCAGTTTTTGGGTATTATGGATAAACCAGCCGTGGATAAAATTGAAGGTTTGTCGCCGACGATTGCTATTGACCAGAGGACTTTAACCAAAAATCCACGTTCAACAGTGGGCACAATTACGGAAATTTACGATTATTTACGATTGCTATTTGCTCGCATTGGTCGACCGCATTGTCCAATTTGTGGACAGGAAATCGTTCAACAAAGCACAGACCAAATTATAAAAAAGATTTATAGTCAGTTTAAAAATACTAAAATTATTGTTTTAGCCCCCATTTTCAAAGATAAAACTGGTCAAGTAAAAAAAATTATTCAGGCGATTAAAAATATGAATTATCTCAAAGTCAGATTCGACGATGAGATTTATTTTTTAGAAGAACTTGAATTATTGCCAATAGATAGAAATCAAGCTCACGATTTAGAAGTAGTAATTACCGAAGATTTGTTGGTTAATTCTCAGACGGATAAAGAATTAATTCAAATTTTAAAACGATCCTTAGAGCTTGGCAAGGGCTTAGCTACCATTAAATCTACTAAAGATAATCGAGAGCTTATAGTTAGTCAATTTTTATCATGTCCTCAATGTGGTATTAATATTCCATTATTAGAACCACATTTTTTTTCTTTTAATTCGCCTTATGGTGCTTGTACTCATTGCGACGGTTTGGGGGTAACCTTTGAACCAGATAGTGATTTAGTTATACCGAATAAAAAATTAACCATCAATCAAGGAGCTATTCGACCGTGGTTAAAAATTCATTATAGCCAGTGGCAAAAATTATTACAGCAAGTAGCGACTAAATATAATTTTTCTTTGGATGTCGCAATTCAAGATTTACCAGTTAAGATTTTAGATATTATTTTACATGGAACGGGCGATGACTTTTATGTGGTGGATGGTGAAAAAATTGTATTTGAAGGAATTTTAAATCAACTTTATCAAAAATGTAAGGAAAGTCCTTCAGAATATATTCAGAGTGAAATTAAAAAATATATGCGTAAACGCACTTGTCCGAAATGTCAGGGTCAAAGATTAAAGCCTGAAGTTTTGGCGGTGACGGTCGGTGGACAGAATATTGCACAGATTAGCCAGATGAGTATTCGGGTGGCTCAAAATTTTTTTTACCAATTACAAAATGATAAATTAGATAAAAAATTAATTCATCATCAATTAACGCCCAAAGAAAAAATTATTAGTCAACAAATTTTAAAAGAAATAGATCAACGTTTGCGGGCATTAGAAAATGTAGGTTTGGAATATTTATCACTAGATCGTTCATCCTTAACTTTGTCTGGTGGTGAAGCTCAAAGGGTTAAATTAGCTACTCAAATTAATTCAGCTTTGTCGGGTTTGATTTATTTATTAGATGAACCAACTATCGGTCTACATATGCGCGATGTGGAACATTTAATTAGCGTACTTAAGGATTTAAAAAAAATTGGCAATACAGTCATTGTAGTCGAACATGATGCTCAAACTATGCAAGTCGCCGATCAAATTATTGATATGGGGCCAGGAGCTGGAATTCAAGGCGGTGAAATTATTGCTCAGGGAACTTATCAACAAATTTTAAAAAATAAAAAATCTTTAACCGGCCAATATTTATCACACTGTAAAAAAATCGAGACTCCGCAACAAAGTAAACAAACGACAGGCAAATTTATAACAATTAAAGGTGCGCAACAATTCAATTTAAAAAATGTTAATGTTAAAATTCCTTTAGGCAAATTTGTATGTTTTACGGGGGTATCGGGTTCGGGTAAGTCAACCTTGTTAATTGAAATTTTAGCTAAAACCTTGGCACGTGAATTGCATCATGCCTCTGATTTGCCAGGTAAATGTAAAAGTTTAATTGGCGTGCAACATCTTGATAAAATGATTAACATTGATCAATCACCAATCGGTCGTTCGCCACGTTCTAATCCGGCAACTTATACGGGTTTATTTACTTATATTCGCGATTTATTTGCTGAGTTGCCTGAATCAAAAATGAGAGGCTATACGGCTGGTCATTTTAGTTTCAATGTTAAAGACAAGGGTCGCTGTGAGACGTGTGGTGGTGAGGGAATGATTAAAGTTGAAATGCAATTTTTACCAGACGTCTATATTGAATGCGAAGAGTGCAAAGGTCAACGTTACAACGCCGAGACTTTAGAAATTTTATATCAAAATAAAAATATTGCTGAGGTTTTAGATATGACCGTAAGCGAAGCTAGTCAGTTTTTTAAAAATAATGAGTCGATCAAACAGAAGTTAGATATTCTTTTGGAAGTCGGGTTGGGCTATATGAAATTAGGTCAGCCAGCCACAACTTTATCTGGTGGTGAAGCTCAACGGGTTAAATTAGCGACCGAATTGTCACGTCGGGCGACTGGTAAAACTTTATACATTTTAGATGAGCCAACCACCGGTTTACATTTTGAAGATATTAATAAATTACTTAAAGTGTTGTATAAATTAGTTGAAAAGGGTAATTCAATTTTGGTGATTGAACATAATCTTGATATAATAAAGTCAGCTGATTGGATAATTGATTTAGGTCCTGAAGGTGGTGATCGTGGTGGTCAAATTGTGGCTCAGGGTACACCTCAACAAGTAGCTCAAGTTAAAAATAGTTATACCGGGCAGTATTTAAAAAAAGTTTTAAAATAAGATAAAATGGACTTAAAGAACAAATTAGCCGTGTTAACTTATTTTGATATTTTTAATTTTCCATTAACAGAATTTGAATTACAAAAATGGCAATTTCAAAAAGATTTTTTACCAACCGTTGAAGTTGAAAAAAATATTCAGCAACACAACGGTTTTTATTTTTTAAAGAACAGATCAGAGATTATTCAAACCCGATTAACTCGTTATAGCATAGCTGAAAAGAAATTTAAAAAAGTCATCAAGATTAGCAAAGTTTTGCGTTGGATTCCGTTTATAAAAATGATCGCGGTCTGTAACAGTTTGAGTTATTCAAATGCGACAGTCGAGAGTGACATAGATTTGTTTATTATTACGCAAAAAAATAGAATTTGGCTAACCCGGTTTTTAGCAGTTAGTTGGTTAAAGATTTTTAAATTACGACCGAGAGAAAATGACACCCAAGATAAAATTTGTTTGTCGTTTTTTGTGAGTGAAGATAGTTTAAATCTAGAAAAATTATTATTACCAGCTAAAAATAATTTATCTGATATCCATTTTATTTATTGGTTGTCGCAGTTTAAAATGATTTATGACAAAGATCGGACTTGGATTAAATTTACTCAAGCCAACGAATGGCTAAAAAAATATTTACCAAATTTTGAATGGGCGCAATCTAATTTACGTCGCCAGATTAAAACCATAAAATTGCCTAGTTTTTGGGGTGGCTGGTTAGAAAAAATAGTTAGAAAATATCAACTTAAAATTTTACCTGTAACTATTAAAGATAAAATGAACCAAAATTCTAATGTGGTAGTGAATGATCAAATTTTAAAATTGCATACCAACGATAGGCGCGAAGAGTATCGAGATAAATTTAAAAATAAAATTTTTCAGAAATAAAATATAAAAAGTCATTGCGAGCGTAGCGAAGCAATCTCGTAAATCAACGCCTCGTACACCAATTTACAGGATTGCCACGGTCGTCCGCCGACTCGGCGGGCTCCCTCGCAATGACACTATTTTTATGTCAAAACTCAAAAAAACAATTGAATATCTAACTTACTTATTAATTTTTTTATTACCATGGCAAACGCGGTGGATTTTTAAAATTAACAATTTAAACAATGGTTATTGGGAGTACGGTAGCTTGAGTTTATATTTTATTGACATTCTCTTAGCTTTAATTTGGGTATTCGGCATAATTTTTATTTTATCTAAAATTAAAGACGAAGATTTTTGGTTAAAAATAAAAAAACAAAAATATTTAATTTTGTTCGTCTCTCTTTTTATTGTTTGGTTATTTATCTCCATTATTTGGTCTCAAGATAAAATTTTAAATTTATACTGGGCCGTTCGAATAGCTTTATTAATTGATGTAGCCTTTATTTTAAGTTTAATAAAAATATCATTTAAAAAAATAAGTTTAAGTTTAATTACCGCCGGAGTGATTCAATCGATTTTAGCTATTTGGCAATTTTTTAGTCAACAAGTTATAGCCAGCCAATGGTTGGGCATGGCCGGTCAGTTGGCTCGAGATTTAGGCGTATCGGTGGTTGAAGTGGGCGATCAGCGTTGGTTGCGAGTTTACGGTTCATTGCCCCACCCGAATATTTTAGCCGGTTTTTTAGTTATAACAATTTTATTAACGATTTATTTATTAGATAAATATCCGAGCAAAGTGCGTTATTTAAGTGCGGTCTTACCGATTTTGATTTTAGGTTTAATGTTAACTTTTTCCAGGGGCGCGATTCTAGCTTTAATAATTAGTTTTATTTTTTATAAAATTTTAATCAAAATTAAAATTAAACAAAATTTAATAAACAAATCAGTTTTAATCGGTTTGGTAAGTGTGATTATTTTTTCTATATTTTTATATCCATTGTTAATGACTCGTTTGCAAAATCAAGCTCGTTTGGAAGTTAAATCCAATCAAGAACGCATAGCTAGTTTACAACAAGCCAAAGAAATTATTCAACAAAATTGGTTGTTGGGCGTGGGCGTGGGGAATTATACTTTAGAATTACATAATTTATATCCTCAACAAGAAGTTTGGTGGTATCAACCAGCGCATAATGTTTATTTATTAATTTTATCAGAGCTGGGTTTAGTAGGATTAATTTTATTTTTAAGTATTATATTTTATTTAGTTTTTCAAATTTTTAAATCAGGTTTAAACTCGCAGAAAATAATTGGTTTAGCTTTACTATTAAGTTTGTTAATCATCGGCTTATTTGATCATTATTTATGGTCAATGAATTGCGGGTTGTTGTTGTGCGGAATAATTTTGGCGATTGATATTCAAAATTTAAGCATTTAAACTCTCGTATGCATTCTATCCTTTTATAATTTTGTTTGTCTTGAACGGGCGAAAGAAGTTGTCATGCTGAATTTATTTCAGCATCTAGATTGGTATATAACAGATCCTGAAACAAGTTCAGGATGGCAGGTTTTAAAAA from Patescibacteria group bacterium encodes:
- the uvrA gene encoding excinuclease ABC subunit UvrA, which translates into the protein MSKDQIVIRGARVHNLKNINVDIPKNQFTVITGVSGSGKSSLAFDTIYAEGQRRYIESLASYARQFLGIMDKPAVDKIEGLSPTIAIDQRTLTKNPRSTVGTITEIYDYLRLLFARIGRPHCPICGQEIVQQSTDQIIKKIYSQFKNTKIIVLAPIFKDKTGQVKKIIQAIKNMNYLKVRFDDEIYFLEELELLPIDRNQAHDLEVVITEDLLVNSQTDKELIQILKRSLELGKGLATIKSTKDNRELIVSQFLSCPQCGINIPLLEPHFFSFNSPYGACTHCDGLGVTFEPDSDLVIPNKKLTINQGAIRPWLKIHYSQWQKLLQQVATKYNFSLDVAIQDLPVKILDIILHGTGDDFYVVDGEKIVFEGILNQLYQKCKESPSEYIQSEIKKYMRKRTCPKCQGQRLKPEVLAVTVGGQNIAQISQMSIRVAQNFFYQLQNDKLDKKLIHHQLTPKEKIISQQILKEIDQRLRALENVGLEYLSLDRSSLTLSGGEAQRVKLATQINSALSGLIYLLDEPTIGLHMRDVEHLISVLKDLKKIGNTVIVVEHDAQTMQVADQIIDMGPGAGIQGGEIIAQGTYQQILKNKKSLTGQYLSHCKKIETPQQSKQTTGKFITIKGAQQFNLKNVNVKIPLGKFVCFTGVSGSGKSTLLIEILAKTLARELHHASDLPGKCKSLIGVQHLDKMINIDQSPIGRSPRSNPATYTGLFTYIRDLFAELPESKMRGYTAGHFSFNVKDKGRCETCGGEGMIKVEMQFLPDVYIECEECKGQRYNAETLEILYQNKNIAEVLDMTVSEASQFFKNNESIKQKLDILLEVGLGYMKLGQPATTLSGGEAQRVKLATELSRRATGKTLYILDEPTTGLHFEDINKLLKVLYKLVEKGNSILVIEHNLDIIKSADWIIDLGPEGGDRGGQIVAQGTPQQVAQVKNSYTGQYLKKVLK
- a CDS encoding O-antigen ligase family protein, with product MSKLKKTIEYLTYLLIFLLPWQTRWIFKINNLNNGYWEYGSLSLYFIDILLALIWVFGIIFILSKIKDEDFWLKIKKQKYLILFVSLFIVWLFISIIWSQDKILNLYWAVRIALLIDVAFILSLIKISFKKISLSLITAGVIQSILAIWQFFSQQVIASQWLGMAGQLARDLGVSVVEVGDQRWLRVYGSLPHPNILAGFLVITILLTIYLLDKYPSKVRYLSAVLPILILGLMLTFSRGAILALIISFIFYKILIKIKIKQNLINKSVLIGLVSVIIFSIFLYPLLMTRLQNQARLEVKSNQERIASLQQAKEIIQQNWLLGVGVGNYTLELHNLYPQQEVWWYQPAHNVYLLILSELGLVGLILFLSIIFYLVFQIFKSGLNSQKIIGLALLLSLLIIGLFDHYLWSMNCGLLLCGIILAIDIQNLSI